In Carya illinoinensis cultivar Pawnee chromosome 7, C.illinoinensisPawnee_v1, whole genome shotgun sequence, the following are encoded in one genomic region:
- the LOC122316227 gene encoding protein FAR1-RELATED SEQUENCE 5-like, whose protein sequence is MTTASAVSERGDIEDLSPNSAEIDCPSTSARVEESNKYIPKDSIETEDGINETGQLDHEVGGDTIEEPKSKMEFNSFEEVMTYYKQYTKNIGFGVMTRRTEKGDDGTVRYATLGCARGGKARNRTLNVVRPRPTGKTECKSHINVLKVDGKYQLTTVNNTHNHGLSPKKSRFFRCNREVSDSVKRVLDTNDLAGIRMNKSFGSLVVGAGGFENLPFLEKDCRNYIDKARHLRLGAGGAGALREYFERMQYKNPGFFASMDLDDDGRLKNVFWADPRSRAAYDSFGDVVTFDTTYLTNRYGMPFAPFVGVNHHGQSTLLGAGLISTEDTTTFVWLFKTWLQCMDGIAPRAIITDQDRAMKNAIAIVFPQSRHRFCLWHILKKVPEKLSSYSAYKSGMKNALMKCVYDTQNVAEFESAWEQLISTYKLEENAWLKSLYTEREHWVPAFLKDTFWAGMSTTQRSESMNAFFYGYVHAKTNLKEFVDHFDNALKKKIENENNADFHSFSVTIPCISRFPIEKKFQELYTNAKFREVQRELQCLIDLAPELLKRDGGVKTYLVEDEVHVEDFTKLVTYSVDFSDVDTAANCSCGLFQMRGILCRHILVVFKCNGIKAFPKQYILDRWMKDIKRRYTLINSSYDQGAQRADANRYSTLLNICYKMITHAAGSKKHTEDATQKLYSMIELYSDNQEPPSRTCTGSNVVPSIPDVSTCAGSDKVLSPLIVRGKGRPPSLRRASTMEKEIRKVRAKAKNATVKGKRKQRDGGDTPLPDTCRNLFGPSDKDTCDVGLSQLVEESSILEKCRTQRQGSMIGSQEMVKSGTMRKGEAHGKAKSKEPKTQIDFLCYDGLIPALNSSRMVQEFKTNEDVPKKNGEGELAAEQRGIVVIQGRSSDKVGLASKWRGCWMKRTLWVAGRP, encoded by the exons ATGACTACTGCATCCGCCGTAAGCGAAAGAGGTGATATAGAAGACTTGTCTCCCAATTCGGCTGAAATTGATTGTCCATCTACATCCGCTAGAGTTGAAGAAAGCAACAAATATATACCCAAGGATTCAATTGAAACTGAGGATGGAATAAACGAGACAGGTCAGTTAGATCATGAGGTTGGTGGTGACACGATTGAGGAGCCCAAGTCGAAAATGGAGTTTAACTCTTTTGAAGAAGTAATGACTTATTACAAGCAGTATACTAAGAATATtgggtttggggtgatgacaaGAAGGACTGAGAAGGGAGATGATGGGACTGTCAGATATGCCACACTCGGTTGTGCCCGTGGTGGGAAAGCCCGTAATAGAACGTTGAATGTTGTCAGGCCACGGCCGACAGGCAAAACGGAGTGTAAGTCCCATATTAATGTCTTAAAGGTAGATGGAAAGTATCAGTTGACAACAGTTAATAACACCCATAACCACGGGCTCAGTCCCAAAAAATCCCGTTTTTTCCGATGTAACAGAGAAGTTAGTGACTCTGTAAAAAGAGTCTTAGATACAAATGATCTGGCCGGAATCCGAATGAATAAGAGTTTCGGATCTCTTGTCGTTGGCGCGGGAGGTTTCGAAAACCTACCCtttttggaaaaggattgtCGGAATTACATCGATAAGGCAAGACATTTACGACTTGGCGCTGGTGGTGCTGGTGCGCTTCGGGAATATTTTGAACGGATGCAATACAAGAATCCTGGGTTCTTTGCGTCGATGGATTTAGATGACGACGGGAGGTTGAAGAATGTCTTCTGGGCAGACCCCCGTAGTAGGGCAGCCTATGACTCTTTCGGTGATGTGGTTACATTTGACACCACATATCTGACGAATAGATATGGGATGCCATtcgcaccatttgttggtgtaaaccaccacggCCAGTCAACTCTTCTGGGAGCAGGATTGATATCCACTGAGGATACGACAACATTTGTGTGGTTATTCAAGACCTGGTTAcagtgtatggatggtatagctCCTAGAGCTATTATCACAGATCAGGACAGAGCAATGAAGAATGCTATTGCTATTGTCTTTCCACAGAGTCGACATCGATTTTGTTTGTGGCATATACTGAAAAAAGTTCCTGAGAAGCTTTCCTCCTATTCTGCCTACAAAAGTGGGATGAAAAATGCTTTGATGAAATGCGTGTATGACACTCAAAATGTTGCAGAGTTTGAAAGCGCTTGGGAGCAATTAATCAGCACTTACAAGTTGGAGGAGAATGCGTGGCTGAAAAGTTTATACACTGAGCGTGAGCATTGGGTACCGGCATTCTTGAAAGATACTTTTTGGGCGGGGATGAGTACAACGCAGCggagcgagagcatgaatgctttcTTTTATGGTTATGTTCACGCGAAgacaaacttgaaagagtttgtcgaCCATTTTGACAACgcattgaagaagaaaattgagaatgaaaataacGCTGACTTTCACTCATTTAGCGTGACCATTCCTTGTATATCTAGATTTCCGATCGAAAAGAAGTTTCAAGAATTATACACGAATGCAAAATTCAGGGAAGTCCAGCGAGAATTGCAATGTCTAATAGATTTGGCTCCAGAATTACTTAAGAGAGATGGTGGTGTCAAGACGTATCTTGTTGAGGATGAAGTTCATGTGGAAGACTTCACTAAGCTAGTGACATATTCAGTGGACTTTAGTGATGTGGATACAGCTGCAAACTGTTCGTGTGGGCTATTTCAGATGAGGGGTATACTGTGCAggcatattttggttgtttttaaATGTAATGGTATAAAAGCTTTTCCAAAACAGTATATTTTAGACAGATGGATGAAGGACATTAAGAGGAGGTACACGTTAATCAACAGCAGCTATGACCAAGGGGCTCAGCGAGCAGATGCTAACAGATATTCTACTTTGTTGAATATATGTTATAAGATGATTACTCACGCTGCGGGTTCAAAAAAACATACTGAGGATGCTACACAGAAGTTGTATTCAATGATTGAGTTATATAGTGACAACCAAGAACCTCCATCAAGAACATGCACGGGATCCAATGTTGTTCCTTCGATACCGGATGTTTCTACATGTGCGGGTTCAGATAAAGTACTCAGTCCATTGATAGTAAGAGGGAAAGGCAGACCACcatctctgaggagagcatcgACCATGGAAAAAGAGATAAGGAAAGTACGGGCGAAGGCCAAGAATGCAACAGTCAAGGGAAAACGTAAACAG agagatggaggagatacACCATTGCCGGACACTTGCCGGAATTTATTTGGCCCGTCAGATAAAGATACTTGTGATGTTGGATTGTCGCAA CTTGTTGAAGAAAGCTCAATTCTGGAAAAATGTCGAACCCAGCGCCAAGGATCAATGATCGGGAGTCAAGAAATG GTGAAATCTGGCACGATGAGAAAGGGGGAAGCACACGGAAAGGCAAAATCGAAGGAACCCAAAACTCAAATCGATTTTCTCTGCTACGACGGCCTTATCCCTGCCCTAAATTCATCCAG GATGGTGCAAGAATTCAAGACTAACGAAGATGTACCCAAAAAGAATGGGGAA GGAGAGCTGGCGGCTGAGCAAAGGGGTATAGTGGTGATCCAAGGAAGGAGCAGTGACAAGGTTGGCCTGGCTTCAAAGTGGCGAGGCTGTTGGATGAAACGGACGCTGTGGGTTGCGGGGAGGCCGTGA